Proteins found in one Sporosarcina sp. FSL K6-3457 genomic segment:
- a CDS encoding nuclease-related domain-containing protein: MLYKKRKMPNKLKGLISLDKRLPNDHEKRHYISEELYNRKAGYGGEQQYDKCMTEFKPAYPHAILHDVCLKQDGVYFQMDSILITPAFIAISEVKNIAGKIIITSNPTQFIRVLPSGERKVLKSPIVELERKQFFLFNWLKQRSITLPITGVVVFAYNNELVIEQIPETKILFAYEAPSYFRTLPINKDSLTNKDIQNLAFELIKNHQEYTPFPMAITTNIQPAKIKPGVICPQCTQFSMIWEMKKWTCLHCKHTGIHEHKAAIEDWFILINNKLTNREFRYFTQIEDRNVARRLLAKSDLVLQGNRNTAYYARKKDQSPT, encoded by the coding sequence ATGTTATACAAAAAACGGAAAATGCCGAACAAACTAAAAGGGTTAATTTCACTCGACAAACGCTTGCCGAACGATCATGAAAAACGACACTATATTTCAGAAGAACTCTACAACAGAAAAGCAGGCTACGGAGGAGAACAGCAATACGACAAATGCATGACCGAATTCAAACCCGCCTATCCCCACGCGATTTTACACGATGTTTGCCTAAAGCAAGACGGCGTCTATTTCCAAATGGACTCCATCCTCATAACCCCAGCATTCATCGCAATCTCTGAAGTGAAAAACATCGCAGGCAAAATCATCATTACGTCAAACCCGACCCAATTCATCCGCGTACTCCCTTCAGGAGAAAGAAAAGTATTGAAAAGTCCAATTGTCGAACTCGAGCGTAAACAATTCTTCCTTTTCAACTGGCTCAAACAAAGAAGCATCACACTCCCCATTACCGGAGTCGTCGTTTTCGCTTACAACAATGAACTAGTCATAGAGCAAATCCCTGAAACCAAAATCCTATTTGCCTACGAAGCTCCGTCCTATTTCAGAACATTACCCATAAACAAAGACAGCCTTACCAACAAAGACATCCAAAATCTAGCCTTCGAATTAATAAAAAACCACCAAGAGTACACACCATTCCCGATGGCGATAACAACTAACATCCAACCCGCAAAAATTAAACCAGGCGTCATTTGCCCACAATGCACCCAATTCAGCATGATATGGGAAATGAAAAAATGGACATGTCTACATTGTAAACACACAGGAATCCACGAACATAAAGCGGCTATCGAAGATTGGTTCATACTTATCAATAACAAACTAACAAACCGCGAATTCCGTTACTTCACACAAATAGAGGATAGAAACGTCGCCAGAAGACTGCTAGCCAAATCGGACCTGGTCTTGCAAGGTAATCGGAACACTGCATATTATGCAAGGAAAAAAGACCAATCACCAACATAA
- a CDS encoding polysaccharide deacetylase family protein, giving the protein MKKIVFAMCTMLAISLVFSASLSKAADKKQTHHVGLHDRLLDFTEVRVIDNDMKVPLDEIAKVLYIPVEQESNMTYIRKRGIEISYNEVTQQIVKDGVELSWVPIVDVDGKLFISVKYIAREIGFKTEYFQKQQTLRIYRDDYAHISHTEYEKKIQQLLEKSKTVVSPIKPSQKSAVNVYLTFDDGPNQFTTINNKTLKKYNAQGTFFFLGKHMKNNENIVKAVADEGHYIGTHSMTHDKNKVYKSSTAFINEMNEGTKLILQMTGQDAKLLRVPYGSKPHVTPAMQQQLNKHNYKMWDWDVDSNDWKYTDKQADKITKNVRTGVEKAYKSGDRDIIILLHDRSQTTKALPQIIEWLQQEGYTIKTYEPTQHIIQNFLQDTTL; this is encoded by the coding sequence GTGAAGAAAATAGTATTTGCAATGTGTACGATGCTGGCAATTAGTCTTGTTTTCAGTGCGTCGCTCAGTAAAGCGGCAGATAAAAAACAGACGCATCACGTCGGACTCCATGATCGACTACTGGACTTCACAGAGGTGCGTGTTATTGACAACGATATGAAAGTACCGCTCGATGAAATTGCCAAAGTATTGTACATCCCGGTAGAGCAAGAAAGCAACATGACGTACATCCGAAAACGCGGTATAGAAATCAGTTATAACGAGGTCACGCAACAAATAGTGAAAGATGGTGTAGAACTCAGTTGGGTGCCAATCGTCGATGTCGATGGAAAACTCTTCATTAGCGTAAAATACATTGCGCGGGAAATTGGATTCAAAACGGAATATTTCCAAAAACAACAAACGTTACGCATCTATCGCGACGACTATGCACATATAAGCCATACCGAATACGAAAAAAAAATTCAGCAACTGTTGGAAAAATCAAAGACGGTTGTATCACCAATAAAACCTAGCCAGAAATCAGCGGTAAACGTCTATTTAACATTTGACGATGGTCCAAATCAATTTACAACAATCAACAACAAAACACTAAAAAAATACAACGCCCAAGGCACATTTTTCTTCCTTGGCAAACATATGAAAAACAACGAAAATATCGTCAAAGCAGTCGCTGACGAAGGCCATTACATCGGCACACACAGCATGACGCACGACAAAAATAAGGTATACAAATCTTCAACAGCCTTCATCAATGAAATGAACGAAGGAACAAAACTCATCCTTCAAATGACAGGCCAAGACGCCAAACTACTGCGCGTTCCATACGGTAGCAAACCACACGTCACACCTGCCATGCAACAACAACTCAACAAACACAACTACAAAATGTGGGACTGGGACGTAGACTCCAACGACTGGAAATACACCGACAAACAAGCAGACAAAATCACCAAAAACGTCCGTACCGGCGTAGAAAAAGCCTACAAATCAGGTGACCGTGACATCATCATTCTACTCCACGACCGCAGCCAAACAACAAAAGCCCTTCCACAAATCATCGAATGGCTCCAACAAGAAGGCTACACCATCAAAACATACGAACCAACCCAACACATCATCCAAAACTTCCTACAGGATACAACACTCTAA
- a CDS encoding 3'-5' exonuclease: protein MTDLNAKAIELLYRKSTEQNWGARRATKNKRYRTSSAAVQDYVVLDFETTGLRAGADQIIQIGAVKYVKHELTDILNTIVNPQRHIPVAVTQLTGISNDMAKSAPTIEQKIEELLDFIGDLPIIAHNASFDMGFLYAIENRADVSIPEYTVIDTVKLARKIITETPNHKLTTLTNFLQLEHDAHDALGDCLATAAIYQYCTNRHE from the coding sequence ATGACAGACTTAAATGCTAAAGCAATTGAATTGCTTTATAGAAAATCAACGGAACAAAATTGGGGGGCAAGAAGAGCGACAAAAAACAAAAGATATAGGACGTCATCCGCAGCTGTCCAAGACTATGTCGTCCTTGATTTTGAAACGACAGGTCTTCGTGCCGGCGCAGATCAAATTATCCAAATTGGTGCTGTCAAATATGTAAAACACGAATTGACGGACATACTAAATACAATAGTCAATCCACAACGGCATATTCCGGTCGCAGTAACACAACTTACAGGTATTTCAAACGACATGGCTAAATCTGCCCCAACCATTGAACAGAAAATTGAAGAACTGCTTGATTTCATCGGAGATTTACCAATCATCGCTCATAATGCGTCATTTGATATGGGGTTTCTCTACGCAATCGAAAACCGGGCTGATGTGAGCATTCCTGAATATACCGTTATCGATACGGTGAAACTTGCTCGAAAAATAATCACTGAAACACCTAATCACAAATTGACAACACTCACAAACTTTTTGCAGCTTGAACACGATGCCCATGATGCACTCGGAGACTGCCTCGCTACTGCAGCCATCTACCAATATTGCACAAATAGGCATGAATAA
- a CDS encoding S8 family serine peptidase: MKHNKFTPFFSAILALVMVLSLLAPLSAAANVDETQPFKTANPNESTMQLKAAIVEQLHLLEGGPTLHKDLQDLSGDTEVAVIVHLSEKPVALEQGIQELAGRKFTSQQATAVEAQVQAQQIRIKKTMNVKNISHTEGFAYNTVLNGFSATVKASDLDELLDIQGVTLIEPDTEVYAFEDSLGSIDGQVDSAMDTSISFLGIEKLWAEGIQGQGIKVAVLDTGIDKDHPDFAGIYKGGKNFIPNSATYTRTRADNDASETSPVERPATAPEFDERGSSFYTSHGTHVAGTIAAIGANPYNVKGIAPKVDLYAYRVLGAYGSGSTSGIIAAIEESVKQEMDVINLSLGGGANSETDGGSFAINNAMMAGTIAVVATGNAGPNRGTMGTPSTARLGIAVGNTTNPEAHYDSNVNIVVGDYQLSKKVNLMGTTFGVDIATQLAGEFEVVAVPGVGASTDYNGLDVDGKVALVSRGEIAFVDKIEHARTAGAVAILVHNMAGGTNAPNASGTFLGDAFEFIPAYDLSQTDGEAIRAALQNGQGTVVFSNFNKTMTIGDEVNDSSSRGPSTPNFDIKPDVSAPGTNIMSTIPMYKADFPDVTYEEAFTRKTGTSMATPHIAGIAALVKQANPDWNAFDVKVALSNSAKLLNTTNYDVMAQGAGRVEAYAAAHPTILAYAIDEAVLNAAGDIGENVKGTVTFGPQSLKDGNISVTKDILVKDIKGIGGNYDVTVDVTKSFGDAQVTVDQSSFTLNGEQLLKVTLTASENDNVGAGSEILGYIKVNGEGTEVSLPFAADFSKAAGTELQDMAITETDLSFNGDGIKDSAVLTFKITGDVKTNYIELWDIMNPAGGEYGDGYIGYLHAANALAAGSYKLDIKGNYKPWAASAPQTTIPDGLYTIDFTAETASGNPPLIGDYVGPIVVKSTAGTIEGKVTDTTATGKIIDKYVDYQAELVNYGLGYDINTKLNATFEVLENSVVKSSGDVKLAQDGTFSFDIGTWNKNTDTVKVKYSDAAGNKAEKILEKGATEPVTYAVNKTSLTLGVDQQEQLIVTETTIQPDGTVIDKDVTAKGTYSSANSKIATVKKGLVTAKAVGKTQVLVNIPNQETIYVDLEVTKKAQDIVTYTVDKTNMNLQVGQQQQLKVTEITTKPNGQIINKDITNATKFNVANNQIATVQKGLVTAKAAGKTQVRVMIPDQELILVYLEVTEVQQDIVTYSANKNEFVLTVGQPEQLKVTKTTTKPNGQIITEDITASGSYNVVNNKVATIKKGLITPLMPGSTQARIMIPNAETLLVYINVVEEQKDTVTYSVNVSELKLTVGQEGQIIVTETTQTPAGQKFTKDITGISSFSVVNNKIATVRKGIVTAHTVGQTQVNVKIPGQATQFVYLEVVEVPKDIVTYSIDTTNITLKVGEQQQLTVIETTTKPDGSITEKNVTTDTKFKSSHPKVVTLNKGLVTAVGPGISVITVTHPNFTTTVYATVESAVQGDQLQPVEETYIAD, from the coding sequence TTGAAGCACAATAAGTTTACTCCATTTTTCAGTGCAATTCTTGCATTGGTAATGGTTTTATCACTGCTAGCACCGTTATCGGCAGCAGCAAATGTGGATGAAACGCAGCCATTCAAAACGGCTAATCCGAATGAAAGCACGATGCAACTGAAAGCAGCAATTGTGGAGCAATTACATTTGTTGGAGGGTGGACCTACTCTACACAAAGACTTGCAGGATTTATCGGGGGATACAGAAGTAGCAGTTATTGTTCATTTATCTGAAAAACCTGTGGCACTTGAACAAGGAATTCAAGAGTTGGCAGGAAGGAAATTTACTAGCCAACAAGCAACAGCAGTAGAAGCGCAAGTACAAGCACAGCAAATACGTATTAAAAAAACGATGAATGTAAAAAACATATCTCATACAGAGGGGTTTGCTTACAATACAGTACTCAACGGTTTTTCAGCAACAGTAAAAGCATCTGACCTCGACGAGCTCTTGGACATTCAAGGTGTCACATTGATCGAGCCTGATACAGAAGTTTACGCATTTGAAGATTCGTTAGGAAGTATTGATGGACAAGTAGATTCAGCGATGGATACGAGTATTTCATTCTTAGGTATTGAAAAGCTTTGGGCTGAAGGCATTCAAGGACAAGGTATTAAAGTTGCTGTTCTCGATACGGGAATCGATAAAGATCACCCCGACTTCGCTGGTATTTATAAGGGCGGCAAGAACTTTATTCCGAATTCAGCAACTTACACAAGAACGCGGGCAGACAATGATGCTTCAGAAACATCGCCAGTAGAACGACCAGCAACAGCACCTGAATTTGATGAGAGAGGAAGCTCCTTCTATACATCTCATGGTACGCACGTTGCAGGTACAATTGCAGCAATTGGAGCGAATCCATACAATGTTAAAGGGATTGCACCGAAGGTAGATCTATATGCTTATCGTGTTCTTGGCGCATATGGCAGCGGTTCTACATCAGGAATCATCGCGGCGATAGAAGAATCCGTAAAACAAGAAATGGATGTTATTAACCTATCGCTAGGCGGGGGAGCAAACTCCGAAACTGACGGTGGCTCATTTGCTATCAATAATGCAATGATGGCAGGTACAATCGCAGTAGTGGCAACAGGAAATGCGGGCCCAAACCGTGGGACAATGGGAACGCCATCGACGGCACGCCTAGGAATCGCAGTAGGGAATACAACAAATCCAGAAGCGCATTATGATAGCAACGTAAATATAGTAGTAGGAGATTATCAGCTATCCAAAAAAGTGAATTTGATGGGGACTACATTTGGGGTAGATATAGCGACACAACTTGCAGGTGAATTTGAAGTAGTAGCAGTACCTGGAGTAGGCGCTAGCACGGACTACAACGGGCTCGATGTAGACGGAAAAGTAGCACTTGTCTCACGTGGTGAAATTGCATTCGTCGACAAAATTGAACATGCAAGAACGGCAGGTGCAGTGGCGATACTTGTCCATAACATGGCAGGAGGCACAAATGCACCAAATGCATCAGGGACATTTTTAGGAGATGCATTTGAATTCATCCCAGCTTATGATTTGTCACAAACAGACGGAGAAGCTATTCGTGCAGCTCTTCAAAACGGACAAGGAACAGTAGTATTCAGTAACTTTAACAAAACAATGACGATTGGTGACGAGGTAAACGACTCAAGCTCTCGTGGCCCATCTACGCCTAACTTTGATATTAAACCAGACGTAAGTGCGCCTGGCACGAATATCATGTCCACAATTCCGATGTATAAAGCAGATTTTCCAGATGTAACTTATGAAGAAGCCTTCACACGGAAAACAGGTACGTCAATGGCAACACCACATATTGCCGGGATTGCAGCACTTGTTAAACAAGCGAATCCAGACTGGAATGCGTTTGATGTGAAAGTGGCACTATCCAACAGTGCCAAATTGTTAAACACGACGAACTATGATGTCATGGCTCAAGGAGCGGGACGCGTAGAGGCTTATGCAGCAGCACATCCGACAATCCTTGCGTATGCAATTGATGAGGCAGTATTGAATGCAGCGGGTGACATTGGTGAAAACGTGAAAGGAACAGTTACATTCGGTCCCCAATCCCTCAAAGACGGCAATATCTCCGTCACCAAAGATATTCTCGTCAAGGACATCAAAGGGATTGGTGGAAATTACGATGTAACAGTGGATGTGACAAAATCCTTCGGAGATGCCCAAGTAACGGTCGACCAATCATCATTCACATTGAATGGCGAACAATTGTTGAAAGTGACACTTACTGCTTCGGAAAATGACAATGTAGGCGCAGGCTCTGAAATTCTTGGTTACATCAAAGTCAACGGTGAGGGTACTGAGGTTTCATTGCCATTCGCGGCGGACTTTAGTAAAGCAGCAGGTACGGAACTGCAAGACATGGCGATTACAGAAACCGATCTATCCTTCAACGGAGACGGTATTAAAGATTCGGCTGTTCTGACGTTCAAAATTACAGGCGATGTCAAAACGAACTACATCGAACTGTGGGATATTATGAATCCAGCTGGCGGTGAGTATGGTGATGGCTACATCGGCTACTTGCACGCAGCTAATGCACTCGCGGCTGGCTCATACAAATTGGATATTAAAGGGAATTACAAACCGTGGGCGGCGAGTGCACCACAAACGACTATTCCTGATGGCTTATATACAATCGACTTCACAGCTGAAACAGCTTCTGGCAATCCGCCACTCATTGGCGACTATGTCGGACCCATTGTGGTGAAATCAACAGCAGGTACAATTGAAGGAAAAGTGACTGACACAACAGCAACCGGTAAAATCATCGACAAATATGTTGATTATCAAGCCGAACTTGTCAACTACGGCCTCGGCTATGACATCAACACGAAATTGAACGCCACATTTGAAGTGCTAGAAAATAGCGTCGTCAAATCATCAGGTGATGTAAAACTTGCACAAGATGGAACTTTCTCCTTTGACATTGGTACGTGGAATAAAAACACAGACACTGTCAAAGTGAAATATAGCGATGCTGCAGGCAACAAGGCAGAAAAGATTCTAGAAAAAGGTGCAACAGAACCTGTCACTTACGCAGTTAATAAAACCAGCTTGACACTAGGTGTTGATCAGCAAGAGCAACTGATTGTCACTGAAACCACAATCCAACCAGATGGTACGGTGATAGACAAAGATGTCACAGCAAAAGGAACCTATAGTAGCGCCAATAGCAAAATCGCAACGGTTAAAAAAGGTCTTGTCACAGCAAAAGCAGTTGGGAAAACGCAAGTGCTTGTCAATATTCCAAACCAAGAAACCATCTACGTCGACCTAGAAGTGACGAAAAAAGCGCAAGACATCGTCACATATACTGTGGACAAAACAAACATGAACCTTCAAGTAGGTCAACAGCAACAGCTAAAAGTAACCGAAATAACGACCAAGCCGAATGGTCAAATCATCAACAAAGACATCACAAATGCAACAAAATTCAACGTAGCTAACAACCAAATCGCAACAGTCCAAAAAGGTCTTGTCACAGCAAAAGCAGCTGGAAAAACACAAGTGCGTGTCATGATTCCAGACCAAGAACTAATCCTTGTCTACCTTGAAGTAACAGAAGTACAGCAAGATATCGTCACCTATTCGGCCAATAAAAACGAATTCGTACTGACAGTTGGTCAACCAGAACAACTAAAAGTTACTAAAACAACAACAAAACCAAACGGCCAGATCATTACTGAAGACATCACAGCATCGGGATCTTACAATGTAGTCAACAACAAAGTGGCAACCATTAAAAAAGGGCTCATCACACCATTGATGCCAGGCAGTACACAAGCACGTATCATGATTCCAAATGCAGAAACACTTCTTGTGTACATTAACGTAGTTGAAGAACAGAAAGATACCGTTACGTATTCAGTCAATGTCTCGGAGTTAAAACTAACGGTCGGCCAAGAAGGTCAAATCATAGTTACTGAAACAACACAGACACCAGCGGGACAAAAATTTACAAAAGACATTACAGGCATATCAAGTTTTAGCGTCGTCAACAACAAAATTGCGACGGTAAGAAAAGGTATTGTCACGGCACATACAGTCGGGCAAACACAAGTCAATGTTAAAATTCCTGGTCAAGCTACACAATTCGTTTATCTTGAAGTAGTAGAAGTACCAAAAGATATCGTTACGTATTCAATCGACACAACGAACATCACACTCAAAGTGGGGGAGCAACAGCAATTGACAGTCATCGAAACTACAACCAAACCAGATGGCTCAATCACAGAGAAAAATGTAACAACAGACACAAAATTTAAATCATCACACCCAAAAGTGGTCACGCTGAACAAAGGTCTTGTGACAGCAGTCGGACCGGGTATATCAGTCATTACCGTGACACATCCAAACTTCACGACCACCGTTTATGCAACAGTTGAATCGGCAGTGCAAGGAGATCAACTGCAGCCGGTAGAAGAAACCTACATCGCAGATTAA
- a CDS encoding transcriptional regulator, translating into MLSVQRMTPFFTSQEDFRLRLVFAYQYFSIIKGGEVFQFVPSEGKEIVINMKSLQVENLGEVFVFQRGNRFIRLPLYQLLLISDLHMHLTTILEGTLDMETEMPEVVKLEAIGILEQLEADNRLRMIDYALETNNLSMFNELTEGL; encoded by the coding sequence ATGCTATCCGTACAGCGTATGACGCCATTTTTCACAAGCCAGGAAGATTTTCGCCTTCGTTTAGTATTTGCTTATCAATATTTCTCCATCATCAAAGGAGGAGAAGTATTTCAATTCGTGCCGTCAGAAGGTAAAGAAATCGTCATCAATATGAAAAGCTTACAAGTTGAGAATCTAGGGGAAGTATTTGTCTTCCAACGGGGCAACCGCTTTATTCGACTGCCGCTTTACCAATTGCTGCTGATATCAGATCTCCACATGCATTTGACGACCATTCTGGAAGGAACATTAGATATGGAAACAGAAATGCCGGAAGTAGTTAAACTCGAAGCAATTGGTATCCTCGAACAATTAGAAGCAGATAACAGATTGCGTATGATCGACTACGCATTGGAAACAAATAATCTATCAATGTTCAATGAATTGACGGAAGGACTGTAG
- a CDS encoding helix-turn-helix domain-containing protein, whose amino-acid sequence MHFGKQFKEYREEYLRMKQLEAAHQLKIDPAALSNYERNERGFPNDLLPIVKETFAVPDDYFLAMVLGTPLKSVRDFKMTQPAKTSEVQERYMNSFIDRHRQLFEESSELREFVSLASLLTEKDRRIFLNSNKALLTLIHKHAKEEDTE is encoded by the coding sequence ATGCATTTCGGGAAACAATTTAAGGAATATCGGGAAGAGTATTTACGTATGAAACAACTTGAAGCGGCGCATCAACTAAAAATAGATCCTGCTGCTTTGTCTAATTATGAAAGGAATGAACGGGGATTTCCGAATGACCTGTTGCCTATCGTGAAAGAAACGTTTGCCGTTCCAGATGACTATTTTCTTGCGATGGTATTGGGAACACCCTTGAAATCTGTCAGGGATTTCAAGATGACGCAGCCTGCCAAAACGTCTGAAGTACAGGAACGATATATGAACAGTTTTATCGATAGGCATCGGCAACTATTTGAAGAGAGTTCTGAACTACGCGAATTTGTTTCTCTGGCATCTTTGTTAACTGAAAAGGATCGACGTATTTTCCTTAATTCTAACAAAGCCTTATTAACTTTAATCCATAAACACGCAAAAGAGGAGGATACGGAATAA
- a CDS encoding SWIM zinc finger family protein: MTVERVSYLHESEIDEFMNDIQHALQPGVEGDALRVRHAVALVRNNAIDSYLPSGDVITVTTLGEKLEIVRLSFMQMEADCTCRSDGWCSHRLAVIFHLYSQFHSLTDWLHEWRRTESQQMTLSISSRTPDAWIDVLKRLTQPLRTIGMAENPGVFIHETSLIDQKAIPLIPFEWEWKPLFELYYRLHVLDAGWAYVQTHLGGQTSSFFYGKWYVQNWVTEQLGKLHDSVTAIGAKPKLFEADAFHERLKELVRTFTLENTGLFAERFRVYRLFWQHLFPTHSARDAELAILSQEQSEEAQVLVAFFLLLQGEHDGLEELISHVSLDNMAIWFPLADLAEGDDDIESLSIIMTALLPFIGDYVNHTVTLANRPLFVRKIDGLFEAADFPEEARESLFAHYGESGIDVFADFLVERERFSEWAALMHRYGVSYDGAEAGGLKVALSSDPVAVMPLLHTYAMGFIKEKNRHSYRRAVKLFKKMKAGSKKGGKADFWNQYIDTVREKKRRLRALMEEMEKGNLNL; encoded by the coding sequence ATGACCGTAGAACGTGTTTCCTACTTACACGAAAGTGAAATAGATGAATTTATGAATGACATTCAACATGCACTACAGCCCGGAGTCGAGGGCGATGCACTACGAGTGCGTCATGCTGTGGCGCTTGTTCGAAACAATGCTATCGATTCTTATCTCCCCTCTGGAGATGTTATTACAGTTACTACACTTGGTGAAAAGCTTGAAATTGTACGCCTTTCTTTTATGCAAATGGAGGCGGATTGTACGTGTCGCTCCGATGGTTGGTGTTCACATCGGCTTGCCGTCATTTTTCACCTTTATTCACAGTTCCATTCGCTGACGGATTGGCTTCATGAATGGCGCAGAACTGAATCGCAGCAAATGACGCTGTCCATCTCATCACGTACGCCCGATGCATGGATTGATGTTTTAAAGCGTTTAACGCAGCCTCTGCGCACAATTGGAATGGCAGAAAATCCAGGCGTGTTTATTCATGAAACTTCTTTGATTGATCAAAAGGCGATTCCACTTATCCCGTTTGAATGGGAATGGAAGCCTCTTTTTGAACTCTACTATCGTTTACATGTACTGGATGCTGGTTGGGCATATGTTCAGACGCATCTGGGAGGACAGACATCCTCCTTTTTCTACGGTAAATGGTATGTACAAAACTGGGTAACCGAACAGCTTGGAAAACTACATGATAGCGTGACGGCCATTGGGGCAAAACCTAAATTATTTGAAGCGGATGCTTTCCATGAACGTTTGAAAGAGCTCGTTCGTACATTCACACTTGAAAATACAGGGTTATTTGCCGAGAGATTCCGCGTCTATCGCCTCTTTTGGCAGCATCTTTTTCCAACGCATTCTGCCAGGGATGCTGAGTTAGCTATTCTTAGCCAAGAGCAATCTGAGGAAGCCCAAGTTCTAGTTGCCTTTTTCCTTCTGTTACAAGGGGAGCATGATGGACTGGAGGAGCTGATTAGTCATGTATCACTCGATAATATGGCCATCTGGTTCCCGCTTGCAGACCTTGCAGAAGGCGATGATGATATCGAGTCACTTTCTATTATAATGACTGCATTACTTCCCTTCATTGGCGATTATGTTAATCATACTGTGACGCTTGCCAATCGGCCGCTGTTTGTTCGAAAAATTGATGGGTTATTTGAAGCTGCCGACTTTCCGGAGGAGGCACGTGAAAGCTTATTTGCGCATTATGGTGAATCTGGGATTGATGTCTTTGCAGATTTTCTCGTTGAACGTGAGCGATTTTCTGAATGGGCGGCTCTTATGCATAGATATGGTGTTTCCTATGACGGTGCTGAGGCAGGCGGCTTGAAAGTTGCGTTATCGTCAGATCCAGTAGCTGTCATGCCTCTTCTTCATACGTATGCAATGGGTTTTATAAAAGAAAAGAATCGGCATAGTTATCGACGTGCCGTTAAATTATTCAAGAAAATGAAAGCTGGTTCTAAAAAGGGTGGAAAAGCTGATTTTTGGAATCAATACATTGATACTGTGCGCGAAAAAAAACGTAGACTTCGAGCATTGATGGAAGAAATGGAAAAGGGGAATCTAAACTTATGA